From Pseudomonas sp. AN-1:
CGGCGAACAGGAGGCCAAGGCGCTGGCCAGCGACGCCGACGCCGCGCTGTACCGCGCCAAGCACGCCGGGCGCAACCGGGTGATGCTGCACGATGGCGCCGGGGAACAGCCCAAGGCGGCCACGACGCCGGAGCTGGAGATGCTCGGCTGACATGCTCGGCTGGCGTGCAGCCAGAGGCCGGCAAGAAAAAACGGAGCCCTGAGGCTCCGTTTCTTCATCCGGCGGCCGTTCAGGCCAGCTTCTTGTAGCGCACCCGGTGCGGCTGGGCCGCCGCGTCGCCGAGGCGCTTCTTGCGGTCGGCCTCGAACTCGGTGTAGTTGCCTTCGAAGAAGTACACCTGGGCATCGTCCTCGTAGGAGAGGATGTGGGTGGCGATGCGGTCGAGGAACCAGCGGTCGTGGGAGATCACGATGGCCGCGCCGGGGAAGTCGAGCAGCGCCTCTTCCAGGGCGCGCAGGGTTTCCACGTCGAGGTCGTTGGACGGTTCGTCGAGCAGCAGCACGTTGCCGCCCTGCTTGAGGGTCAGCGCCAGGTGCAGGCGCCCGCGCTCACCGCCGGAGAGGTCCTTGACGAACTTCTGCTGGTCGGCGCCCTTGAAGTTGAAGCGACCAACGTAGCCGCGCGAGGGCACCTCGTAGTTGCCCACCTTGATCATGTCGAAGCCGTCGGAGACCTGCTCCCACACGGTCTTGCTGCCGTCGAGGTGCTCGCGGCTCTGGTCGACGCTGGCGATCTGCACGGTCTCGCCGATGTCGATGCTGCCGGCGTCCGGCTGCTCCTTGCCGAGGATCATGCGGAACAGGGTCGACTTGCCCGCGCCGTTGCCGCCGATCACCCCGACGATGGCGCCCTTGGGCACGCTGAAGGTCAGGTTGTCGATCAGCTGGCGATCGCCGTAGCCCTTGCTCACGCCGTTGAACTCGATGACCTTGTCGCCCAGGCGCGGACCGGCCGGAATGTAGATCTCGTTGGTCTCGCTGCGCTTCTGGAATTCCTGCGACTGCATCTCCTCGAAACGCTGCAGGCGCGCCTTGGACTTGGCCTGGCGGGCCTTGGCCCCCTGGCGCACCCACTCCAGCTCGGCCTTCATCGCCTTGGCATGGGCGGCTTCCTGCTTGGCCTCCTGGGCCAGACGGGCGGCCTTGGATTCCAGCCACTGCGAGTAGTTGCCCTCGAAGGGGATGCCCTCGCCACGGTCCAGTTCGAGGATCCAGCCGGCGACGTTGTCGAGGAAGTAGCGGTCGTGGGTGATCGCCACCACGGTGCCGGGGAAGTCGTGGAGGAAGCGCTCCAGCCAGGCCACCGAGTCGGCGTCCAGGTGGTTGGTCGGTTCGTCCAGCAGCAGCATGTCGGGAGCCGACAGCAGCAGGCGGCACAGCGCCACGCGGCGCTTCTCGCCACCGGAGAGGTGCTCGATCCTGGCGTCCCAGGCCGGCAGGCGCAGGGCGTCGGCGGCGACTTCCAGCTGGCGCTCGAGGTTGTGGCCGTCGGCGGCCTGCAGGATGGCTTCCAGCTTGGCCTGCTCGGCGGCCAGCGCGTCGAAGTCGGCGTCCGGCTCGGCGTAGGCGGCGTACACCTCGTCGAGGCGGGCCTGGGCCTGCTTGATCTCGCCCACCGCCTCCTCGACGATCTCGCGCACGCTCTTCTCCGGATCGAGCTGCGGCTCCTGTGGCAGGTAGCCGATCTTGATCCCGGGCATCGGCCGGGCCTCGCCTTCGAACTCGGTATCGACGCCGGCCATGATGCGCAGCAGGGTCGACTTGCCCGCGCCGTTCAGGCCGAGCACGCCGATCTTGGCGCCGGGGAAGAACGACAGGGAGATGTCCTTGAGAATCTGACGCTTCGGCGGCACGACCTTGCCGAGCCGATGCATGGTGAAAACGTATTGAGCCATGACGGACCTGAATGGTTGACGACGGTGGGGGCAAGGCCGGCGGCGAACTCCGCGCCGCAGGGGCCTCGCACGCGTGGCGCAAAGCTACCCGAATGCGCCGGACAGGGCAAACCAGCGGGACTGGCGGGCCGCGGCGGGCGCATGAGGGCCGCTTGTCTGACGCGTGACGCCCATTCATGTGCCAGCCCGGCGGCATTCGGGTAGAATACCGCTCTTATCTCCCTATTCGCCCCGATCCCCAGAGGACCGCCATGTTCAGCCGTGATTTGACCCTCGCCCGCTATGACGCCGACCTGTTTGCCGCCATGGAGCAAGAAGCCCAGCGCCAGGAAGAGCACATCGAGCTGATCGCCTCTGAAAACTACACCAGCCCGGCGGTGATGGAAGCCCAGGGCAGCGTGCTGACCAACAAGTACGCCGAAGGCTACCCGCACAAGCGCTACTACGGCGGTTGCGAATACGTCGACATCGTCGAGCAGCTGGCCATCGACCGCGCCAAAGAGCTGTTCGGCGCCGACTACGCCAACGTCCAGCCGCACGCCGGCTCCCAGGCCAACGCCGCGGTGTTCCAGGCGCTGGTCAAGCCGGGCGACACCGTGCTGGGCATGAGCCTGGCCCACGGCGGCCACCTGACCCACGGCGCCAGCGTCAACTTCTCCGGCAAGATCTACAACGCCGTGCAGTACGGCCTGAACCCGGAAACCGGCCTGATCGACTACGACGAGGTCGAGCGCCTGGCCGTCGAGCACCAGCCGAAGATGATCATCGCCGGCTTCTCCGCCTACTCGCAGGTGCTGGACTTCGCCCGCTTCCGCGAGATCGCCGACAAGGTCGGTGCCTACCTGTTCGTCGACATGGCCCACGTGGCCGGTCTGGTCGCCGCCGGCGTGTACCCGAACCCGGTGCCGTTCGCCGACGTGGTCACCACCACCACCCACAAGACCCTGCGCGGCCCGCGCGGCGGCCTGATCCTCGCCAAGGCCAACGAGGAGATCGAGAAGAAGCTGAACTCCGCCGTGTTCCCGGGCGGCCAGGGCGGCCCGCTGATGCACGTGATCGCCGCCAAGGCGGTGTGCTTCAAGGAAGCGCTGAGCCCCGAGTTCAAGGCCTACCAGCAGCAGGTGGTGAAGAACGCCCAGGCCATGGCCGAGGTGTTCGTCGAGCGCGGCTTCGACGTGGTTTCCGGCGGCACCCAGAACCACCTGTTCCTGCTCAGCCTGATCAAGCAGGACATCACCGGCAAGGACGCGGACGCCGCCCTGGGTCGCGCCTTCATCACCGTCAACAAGAACGCCGTGCCGAACGACCCGCGTTCGCCCTTCGTCACCTCCGGCCTGCGCATCGGCACCCCGGCGGTGACCACCCGCGGTTTCGGCGAAGCCGAGTGCCGCGAGCTGGCCGGCTGGATCTGCGACATCCTGCAGAACATGGGCGACGAGTCGGTGATCGACGCCGTGCGCGAGAAGGTCAAGGCCGTCTGCGCCCGCCTGCCGGTGTACGGCAAGTAAGGCTCACGCTGCGCACTGAAGAAACCCGGCCCCGGCCGGGTTTCTTTTTGCCCGCACCCCAGCCGCACCGACCCGACATGGCTTATAGTGCCGCCGCAAACCATCGAGGAGCCCCGTCATGCCCGAGCAGTCCCACGAGCGTCGCCGTTTCCAGCGCATCCCCTTCGAGGCCGACGCCGAACTGCGGCACGGCGCGCAGCGCTGGACCGTGCAGCTGCATGACCTGTCCCTGAAGGGCCTGCTGGTCAGCCGCCCGGCCGGCTGGGCAATGCAGCCCGACACCGCGATCCACGCCAGCCTCCAGCTCGCCCCGCAGGTCGAGGTGCGCATGACGGTGAGCCTGGCCCACCAGAGCGACGACCTGCTCGGCTTCTACTGCCGGGAGATCGACCTCGACTCGATCACCCACCTGCGCCGCCTCATCGAGCTCAACCTGGGCAGCCGAGAGCTGCTCGAGCGCGAGCTGAGCGCCCTGCTGCGCGGCTAGCCGGCGCTACTCGAACAGCGCATCCAGCGCCTGCTCCAGGCGCGTCACCGCCACCACCTCCAGCCCCGCCGGCGACTCCTTGGGCGCGTTGCCCCTGGGCACGATGGCGCGCTTGAAGCCGTGCTTGGCGGCTTCCTTCAAGCGCTCCTGGCCGCTGGGCACCGGGCGGATCTCGCCGGACAGGCCGATCTCGCCGAACACCAGCAGGTCGTGCGGCAGCGGCTTGTTGCGCAGGCTGGAGATCACCGCGGCGAGCAGCGCCAGGTCCGAGGCGGTCTCCAGCACCTTGACCCCGCCGACCACGTTGAGGAACACGTCCTGGTCGTAGGTGGGAATGCTGCCGTGGCGGTGCAGCACGGCCAGCAGCATGGCCAGGCGGTTGGGGTCGAGGCCGAGGGTCACCCGGCGCGGGTTGGCCATGTGGCTGGTGTCGACCAGCGCCTGCACCTCCACCAGCATCGGCCGCGAGCCCTCCCAGGTGGCCATCACCACGCTGCCCGGCACCTCCTCCTGGGCGCGGGTGAGGAAGATCGCCGAGGGGTTGCTGACCTCCTTGAGGCCGCGGTCGGTCATGGCGAACACGCCCAGCTCGTTGACCGCGCCGAAGCGGTTCTTCACCGCGCGCAGCAGGCGCAGGCGGCCGTCCGACTCGCCCTCGAAGTACAGCACGGTGTCGACCATGTGCTCGAGCACCCGCGGGCCGGCCAGCGCACCTTCCTTGGTGACGTGGCCGACCAGGAACACCGCGGTGCCGCTCTGCTTGGCGAAGCGCACCAAGAGCGCCGCGCTCTCGCGCACCTGGGCGACGCCGCCCGGCGCCGACTGCAGCTGCTCGGTGAAGATGGTCTGGATCGAGTCGATCACCATCACCCGCGGCTTCTCCTGGCGCGCGGTGGCGATGATGGTCTCGATGTTGGTCTCGGTCATCACCTTGAGCTTGTCCTCGGGCAGGCCGAGACGCCGCGCGCGCATCGCCACCTGCTGCTGCGACTCCTCGCCGGTGACGTACAGCGCCGGCATGCGCTCGGCGATGCGGCACAGGGTCTGCAGCAGGATGGTCGACTTGCCGATGCCCGGGTCGCCGCCGATCAGCACCACCGAGCCGTCGACCAGGCCGCCGCCGAGCACGCGGTCCAGCTCGCTGGAGGCGGTGGAGAAGCGCGGCGTCTCCTCGACGCTGACCTCGGCGAGGGTCCTGACGTTGGCCTGCTGGCCGGCCCAGCCGCCGCGGCCACTGGGCGTCGCCGTCCCCTCCAGCACG
This genomic window contains:
- the ettA gene encoding energy-dependent translational throttle protein EttA gives rise to the protein MAQYVFTMHRLGKVVPPKRQILKDISLSFFPGAKIGVLGLNGAGKSTLLRIMAGVDTEFEGEARPMPGIKIGYLPQEPQLDPEKSVREIVEEAVGEIKQAQARLDEVYAAYAEPDADFDALAAEQAKLEAILQAADGHNLERQLEVAADALRLPAWDARIEHLSGGEKRRVALCRLLLSAPDMLLLDEPTNHLDADSVAWLERFLHDFPGTVVAITHDRYFLDNVAGWILELDRGEGIPFEGNYSQWLESKAARLAQEAKQEAAHAKAMKAELEWVRQGAKARQAKSKARLQRFEEMQSQEFQKRSETNEIYIPAGPRLGDKVIEFNGVSKGYGDRQLIDNLTFSVPKGAIVGVIGGNGAGKSTLFRMILGKEQPDAGSIDIGETVQIASVDQSREHLDGSKTVWEQVSDGFDMIKVGNYEVPSRGYVGRFNFKGADQQKFVKDLSGGERGRLHLALTLKQGGNVLLLDEPSNDLDVETLRALEEALLDFPGAAIVISHDRWFLDRIATHILSYEDDAQVYFFEGNYTEFEADRKKRLGDAAAQPHRVRYKKLA
- the glyA gene encoding serine hydroxymethyltransferase — its product is MFSRDLTLARYDADLFAAMEQEAQRQEEHIELIASENYTSPAVMEAQGSVLTNKYAEGYPHKRYYGGCEYVDIVEQLAIDRAKELFGADYANVQPHAGSQANAAVFQALVKPGDTVLGMSLAHGGHLTHGASVNFSGKIYNAVQYGLNPETGLIDYDEVERLAVEHQPKMIIAGFSAYSQVLDFARFREIADKVGAYLFVDMAHVAGLVAAGVYPNPVPFADVVTTTTHKTLRGPRGGLILAKANEEIEKKLNSAVFPGGQGGPLMHVIAAKAVCFKEALSPEFKAYQQQVVKNAQAMAEVFVERGFDVVSGGTQNHLFLLSLIKQDITGKDADAALGRAFITVNKNAVPNDPRSPFVTSGLRIGTPAVTTRGFGEAECRELAGWICDILQNMGDESVIDAVREKVKAVCARLPVYGK
- a CDS encoding PilZ domain-containing protein, encoding MPEQSHERRRFQRIPFEADAELRHGAQRWTVQLHDLSLKGLLVSRPAGWAMQPDTAIHASLQLAPQVEVRMTVSLAHQSDDLLGFYCREIDLDSITHLRRLIELNLGSRELLERELSALLRG
- the radA gene encoding DNA repair protein RadA, whose protein sequence is MAKAKRMYGCSECGATFPKWAGQCGECGAWNTLIETVLEGTATPSGRGGWAGQQANVRTLAEVSVEETPRFSTASSELDRVLGGGLVDGSVVLIGGDPGIGKSTILLQTLCRIAERMPALYVTGEESQQQVAMRARRLGLPEDKLKVMTETNIETIIATARQEKPRVMVIDSIQTIFTEQLQSAPGGVAQVRESAALLVRFAKQSGTAVFLVGHVTKEGALAGPRVLEHMVDTVLYFEGESDGRLRLLRAVKNRFGAVNELGVFAMTDRGLKEVSNPSAIFLTRAQEEVPGSVVMATWEGSRPMLVEVQALVDTSHMANPRRVTLGLDPNRLAMLLAVLHRHGSIPTYDQDVFLNVVGGVKVLETASDLALLAAVISSLRNKPLPHDLLVFGEIGLSGEIRPVPSGQERLKEAAKHGFKRAIVPRGNAPKESPAGLEVVAVTRLEQALDALFE